A region of Pyxidicoccus parkwaysis DNA encodes the following proteins:
- a CDS encoding tail fiber domain-containing protein: protein MKVRTLLAALGCIAVSTGGCGSEGPQGDQGPQGPKGDPGQSWQVGDGLKLDGNVLSVRYGSETTAAVQGSDPRLNDARAPLPGSGSYIQNGSTVQDASFSVGGTGTATGRLTTKADLRVEATTSVQAPTPLLRVENTATSPAWNNFPVFTVDSAGGLLSRGELGYGTIPMTGKGLRLMWYPYKAAFRAGNAETQWDDANVGFNSWAGGNLTTASGFGTFAFGDQCTASGVDAVCFGSSNTASGTVSLSTGASNTASGFSSVALGYTNVAGGQGSVAIGYRVSATGDYTMALGHRVSTAGFDGSFIWGDQSTTNVASSTASNQFMLRASGGVRLRTNSTLTTGCDLPAGSGVFSCTSDRNQKEDFQHIDGEAVLAKVARMPVQSWRYKEEGQDVRHLGPVAQDFRAAFGLGTDDKSIGLLDIDGVNMAAIQALERRTQELRAKTAEVDALKAELAELKQGLSRLESAIQAQRPAAR from the coding sequence ATGAAGGTCAGAACGCTGTTGGCCGCCTTGGGATGCATCGCCGTGAGCACGGGAGGATGTGGCTCCGAGGGTCCCCAGGGCGACCAGGGCCCGCAGGGGCCGAAGGGTGACCCCGGCCAGTCGTGGCAGGTGGGTGATGGCCTGAAGCTCGATGGGAACGTGCTCAGCGTCCGGTATGGGAGCGAGACCACCGCCGCCGTGCAGGGCAGCGACCCACGGCTCAACGACGCGCGCGCGCCGCTGCCGGGCAGTGGCAGCTACATCCAGAATGGAAGCACCGTGCAGGACGCCTCGTTCTCCGTCGGGGGGACGGGCACGGCGACCGGGCGGCTGACGACGAAGGCGGACCTGCGCGTCGAAGCGACGACGAGCGTCCAGGCGCCCACGCCCCTGCTGCGCGTCGAGAACACCGCGACCAGCCCCGCCTGGAACAACTTCCCGGTCTTCACCGTGGACTCGGCGGGTGGCCTGCTCTCGCGCGGCGAGCTGGGCTACGGGACCATCCCCATGACGGGCAAGGGACTCCGGCTCATGTGGTACCCGTACAAGGCCGCGTTTCGCGCCGGCAATGCGGAAACGCAGTGGGACGATGCGAACGTGGGATTCAACTCGTGGGCGGGCGGCAACCTGACCACGGCCAGCGGGTTCGGCACCTTTGCCTTCGGAGACCAGTGCACCGCGAGCGGCGTGGACGCGGTGTGCTTCGGTTCCAGCAACACCGCCAGCGGAACGGTGAGCCTCTCCACCGGAGCGTCCAACACCGCGAGCGGCTTCTCCTCCGTGGCGCTTGGCTACACCAACGTCGCCGGCGGTCAGGGCTCCGTGGCCATCGGGTATCGCGTCTCGGCGACCGGCGACTACACGATGGCGCTGGGGCACCGGGTGTCGACGGCCGGATTCGATGGCTCGTTCATCTGGGGCGACCAGTCGACCACCAACGTCGCGTCCAGCACCGCGAGCAACCAGTTCATGTTGCGCGCCTCGGGAGGCGTGCGACTGAGGACCAACTCCACGCTCACCACGGGGTGTGATTTGCCCGCCGGCTCGGGCGTGTTCTCGTGCACGTCGGACCGGAACCAGAAGGAGGACTTCCAGCACATCGACGGTGAGGCCGTCCTCGCGAAGGTGGCCCGGATGCCCGTGCAGAGCTGGCGCTACAAGGAAGAGGGTCAGGACGTGCGCCACCTCGGTCCCGTGGCGCAGGACTTCCGCGCGGCGTTCGGCCTGGGCACGGATGACAAGAGCATCGGCTTGCTCGACATCGACGGCGTCAACATGGCCGCCATCCAGGCGCTGGAGCGGCGCACGCAGGAGCTCCGCGCGAAGACGGCCGAGGTGGATGCGCTGAAGGCCGAACTGGCCGAGCTGAAGCAGGGGCTGTCCCGGCTGGAGTCGGCCATCCAGGCGCAGCGCCCCGCGGCTCGGTGA
- a CDS encoding TVP38/TMEM64 family protein produces MKRHLPVLLMVLGLVATLLMLRPLAEGAVPALDTVRGSGLKGTVLFCAVYSVSTLLLLPTTPFALVAGALYGPWGGGALLMLLSLGVDLAAFSLARFARGPFFERMRQRFPGLARLDEAMKDGGFGAVCLLRLSPLAPYGVLNYVLGLTRVSPASFLAGTLVGSLPATVLFLVLGHGAADVVRGTGGAVGLWVTVALTALSALGLTAWAKRRLAVPATA; encoded by the coding sequence ATGAAGCGCCACCTGCCAGTGCTGCTGATGGTGCTCGGGCTGGTGGCGACGCTGCTCATGCTGCGTCCGCTCGCGGAAGGCGCGGTGCCCGCGCTCGACACGGTGCGAGGCTCGGGCCTGAAGGGCACGGTGCTCTTCTGCGCCGTGTACAGCGTGTCCACGCTGTTGCTGCTGCCCACCACGCCCTTCGCCCTCGTGGCGGGCGCCCTCTACGGGCCGTGGGGCGGAGGCGCGCTGTTGATGCTCCTCAGCCTCGGTGTGGACCTCGCGGCCTTCTCGCTCGCCCGCTTCGCGCGAGGCCCCTTCTTCGAGCGCATGCGGCAGCGCTTCCCGGGGCTCGCTCGCCTCGACGAGGCCATGAAGGACGGCGGCTTCGGCGCGGTGTGCCTGCTGCGCCTCTCACCGCTGGCGCCCTATGGCGTGCTCAACTACGTGCTGGGCCTCACGCGCGTGAGCCCCGCGTCGTTCCTCGCGGGCACGCTGGTGGGAAGCCTGCCGGCCACCGTGCTCTTCCTCGTGCTGGGACACGGCGCGGCGGACGTGGTGCGAGGCACGGGCGGCGCGGTGGGGCTCTGGGTGACGGTGGCCCTCACCGCGTTGAGTGCGCTGGGCCTCACCGCGTGGGCGAAGCGCCGGCTCGCCGTGCCCGCGACGGCGTGA